The Cydia splendana chromosome 8, ilCydSple1.2, whole genome shotgun sequence genome contains a region encoding:
- the LOC134792969 gene encoding zinc carboxypeptidase-like produces the protein MHIADPLREANAKMNCIFVLLFYFCTDAFAASVDVKTYSGYREYQVIGDKESLDKFEECVKSFEEQFLIKRYSATSLQTLVSPELVAFFDEYVQKLNLQATLVFDDISEIIQQEKAPSLRKKGFSWSAYYDIDDIYGYLQNMSATYPQWTELVVGGESYEGRQIKGLRINTPEGRAEGKPAVFIESGIHAREWITPATTTYFINQLLTSDNPDIEALRNQFDWHIFPSVNPDGYHFSFTKDRMWRKTRSKSSNGCYGADPNRNWDYNWLKHGANDNPCDYQVYGGSKPFSETETRTLSQYITNVENLLGYIAFHADAQMLLLPYSDSKEHNDNYNDLVTIGKTSLDYGYKVNHAKYDGPATAAEVLYKASGGSMDWVRFALGTQLVYTYELRGYYFYWPPALIYQQGDEVTQMMLGLFKEAGNLGYYK, from the exons ATGCACATAGCTGACCCGCTTCGCGAAGCAAACGCAAAGATGAATTGCATTTTCGTTCttctgttttatttttgtacggACGCGTTTGCGGCCAGTGTTGATGTCAAAACGTATAGTGGTTACAGAGAATATCAGGTGATAGGAGACAAAGAAAGTCTTGATAAATTTGAGGAATGTGTAAAAAGTTTTGAG GAACAGTTTCTCATTAAGCGCTACAGTGCAACTTCGCTTCAAACGCTCGTGTCACCGGAGCTAGTGGCCTTTTTTGACGAATACGTTCAAAAGCTAAACCTACAAGCTACGCTTGTTTTTGACGATATATCCGA aataatACAGCAGGAAAAAGCCCCCAGTCTAAGAAAGAAGGGTTTCTCTTGGTCTGCATACTACGACATTGATGAT ATATACGGCTACCTCCAAAACATGAGCGCGACGTACCCTCAATGGACCGAGCTGGTGGTGGGCGGGGAGAGCTACGAAGGCCGACAGATCAAGGGGCTGAGGATCAACACGCCAGAAGGCAGGGCCGAGGGCAAGCCAGCTGTTTTTATCGAGTCTG GCATCCACGCTCGGGAATGGATCACCCCCGCCACAACGACCTATTTCATCAATCAACTGCTCACGAGCGACAATCCTGATATCGAGGCCCTGCGGAATCAATTTGACTGGCACATTTTTCCGAGTGTCAACCCTGATGGCTATCACTTTAGTTTTACTAAA GACCGTATGTGGAGAAAAACTCGTTCAAAATCAAGCAACGGCTGCTACGGAGCGGATCCGAATCGCAACTGGGACTACAACTGGCTTA AGCACGGAGCAAACGACAACCCCTGTGATTACCAAGTCTACGGCGGCTCCAAGCCGTTCTCCGAGACCGAGACCCGCACCCTGTCTCAGTACATCACCAATGTGGAGAACCTTCTCGGCTATATTGCTTTCCACGCGGATGCTCAGATGCTGCTGCTTCCTTATTCGGACTCAAAGGAGCATAACGATAACTACAATGATTTG GTAACAATCGGCAAAACATCTTTAGACTACGGGTACAAGGTGAATCATGCTAAATATGATGGCCCTGCTACCGCCGCGGAAGTTCTAT ACAAAGCCTCAGGCGGCAGTATGGATTGGGTTCGTTTCGCTCTCGGAACCCAACTGGTGTACACGTATGAGCTGAGAGGCTACTACTTCTACTGGCCACCGGCGCTGATCTACCAGCAAGGAGACGAGGTCACACAGATGATGTTAGGACTGTTTAAGGAAGCCGGGAATCTCGGATACTACAAATAA